The Fulvia fulva chromosome 11, complete sequence genome segment acctctaggatagttatagacgggtttataaaaccaaagactagtctacacttctagaggtttataagCTAGCTTAACCTGTCATAAAAAGGTCTAAGTACAATTAACAGGAATTGAGCagactataacctcctatacgagataagtaggagtgttaagatatagtatctcaaagggagtcaacaattaggaagtgatctagtagcctaaggcatctacaATAACtcagcttatagggagataccttctctcccctttagcttagatagacatctaatacAATCAatatattagttcctaatatattgctatatgcttgtgctattagttagttaaagattgatctcttactctactccgctactatctacccgtacctatttaatagtacgtatactatagccgGAAACACCCGGCGTACTTAAGCTAATACCTAACCCGGATCGCCGCGAAAGGGAAGGCTAACTAAGCACGAATAACGACCCTAGCGAGGTACCCTACCCCGCTATAAGGTAGCGCttaatataaaggcttcAAGGCGGCAAAAAGAAAGAGAACGGAGGAGGTAATAAGGGGCACCCTACCGAGTACGTACCCGCCGCTAGGACGGCTAAGGGGGCTAAATAGGGCGGCAAACGAGACAGGATAGATACGGATTTTTAGAACACCCCTACCGACCGAAGGCCTACTAACCTAAGAGGAAGTTACGATAACCGTAGGCACTACTTAAGCCCGGAGTACCCCTATAGACATTATCCTAGCTAGCCTATAATAGTAGTACAGGacaaccttactattatatagtataacgttaataagAGTAAAGATAAGGTCTAACTCTACTTCCTATAAGAACTCGACTACTAAAAGCACTATATCGTAGCGCTATAGGAACCTTAggctaacctatatataagcAAACCGGTAACCTATAACGACTAACGATACTATACGGTAATCGGTAGGGGTATAGGATACACCCTAAGAATATATACCTACGTAAGTAAGGCTATTAGTATAGAAGTATAGAAGGTCGTACTATAGCCGGAGGGCTACTAGGGGGACACAACGACAATCGAAATAGTAATAGGCTAGGGAACCGTCCGAATCTATAACGTCTATAACCCTCCCCTATAAGGACGAACGAGTAGAGACCTAGGAACCCTAGCTACGCTAGACCGGATACTCGAATAAGGGGATATATACTAAGTCCTAGtaggcgactttaacctttactacccgtaataggGTCTAGACTTCACCCCcctatacgtatacctaGGAGGCAAGTTACTTAAAATCACCGCGAGCCGCGATATAGAACTAGCGACCctaaagggtatagagaTATAGAAGGCGAGATTAAGCGTAAGTACGATTAACCTATACTTCCTCTCGAGAGAGCTAGTAACGAGACTAGACAAGTGCCGCTCGAACCTCTTACTTGAAGTAGgattagactatatcctgATCTAGACAATAATCGAGGTAGGAGTCGAGGAGGAACCTATAGCGGAGCCGTACctaaactagaagaaggccCCGTAGGAAGAAATCCGAGGTGAACTAGCGGTACGACTATACAATAATAGAGTAAATAAGGGACTAGAAGTAGGAACAGAAGCAGAATAAGAAGCCGAGCTCGACAAAGAAGCCGAACAGATAACGATAGTCGTATAGGAGGTAGCTCGTTAGTATATACCCTATATTCGACCTTCTTAAAGACAGAAGCTATTCTAGACCCCGGCGTGTACGGAAAGGGTAAAGGAGGCGAGGAGAGCTAGACGAgagtagacgaaggagtatatataagtaatataGGACGTAAACTAAAGGGCTAGCTAagctaagaaagcctagataCGTCGGGACAAATAGCTAGACTAGAGAACGACGGTAGGGCTCGTAATAGAGAACCCTAACTAGATATAGCGACTAGCAAGGTAGGCAAGAGCTAGAGGGATAGAGAAGACGCCTCACTTCCCgcctatagtcgatataacgGGAACGCTAAGGTTAACGCCGGAGGAAAAAGCGAAGGCGTTTACGGACTacttcttcttaatataaGTCGACGCGGACCTAACGGATATAGTAGGTACGTCGTACCCGGAACTACTAGATATATACTAGACAGTCTAGCTAGGCGAGGTTAAGGCGGTAATAGGACAGCTTAAGGGAAGAAAGGCCCTAGGGTCCGACAAAATCCTAACCCTCCTACTAAAGGAATATAAAGAGGAAATTGCCCCGAGTTTAGTTAAGCTTTTTACTACTTGTCTACGGAAAGGCTACTatccgaagccgtatagagactcCCTAATAGTAGTTATCCGGAAGCTATAGTAGGAAAACTATAATAGGCttaagttatatagaccgATTACGCTCCTAAATATAGTAGGGAAGATCCTAGAGAaggtagtagcctagagacttataAAACTAGTCGAGGAGAATAACATCCTCCCGGAGATATAGATAGGAGGGAGAAGTGACCGCTTAACCCTTATAGTAATAGAACTAATAACCGAACAGATCTAaaccctctagtactatagacggAATAGAATAGCATTACTACTCTCCCTAGACATCTCCGGAGTATTCAATAACGTTTCCTACGAAAGACTACTCTATATACTCCGACAGAAGGGAGTCTCCGTATAGGCCACGAAATTTATATACTCCTTCCTTAAAGAGAGGACTACGAGAATAGTCCTCGGGAGGTATAAATCCGATAGGGTATACGTAGAGACCGGAATCCCCTAAGGATCTACGCTATCTCCGATCCTATTCCTAAtctttatagccgacctTATCCCCTTACTTACGTCCCCTTAGACTTCGGCGttaggcttcgtagacgacataaacatcctagcctagtccgcAATAATAGAGGAAAACTATAGACTACTTACGGAGAGACATAGAGtatacgaggactaggctagacGCTACGGCGTCCGTTTTGCCCTAGAGAAATACTAGCTAatccactttagtaaagcgaggacctactataatatataggcaACTATAATAATCTAGGGATACGAGACGAAGCCCTCCCCCGAACTCCGAGTACTAGGAATCTAGCTAGACCcaaagctaagctagaacctatagattaagaaGGCCTATAACAGAGTATAAGTAAACGAGGCATTAATAACACGTCTTACTAAGTCAACATAGGGGGCGACCTTCGACAAAGCAAGAATAATATATAAAGTAATCGTTCAACTAGCGATACTTTACGGGGTATAAATCTAGGGCACGGGGGGAGTCGATAAGCTAGTGCCGCGACGGATCGAACAGCCTCTTAATCGAACCTAAGTAGGCAACTTAAGAAGAATTCTCGGAGCGTATAAGACTATACCGACGAGAGTAGCCGAGATAGAGACCGGGACACTACCTATCCGTCACTATATCTAAGGGATAAGGATCTAATATACGGCGAAGACGATAGGGTACCTAGTACAGTAAACTATCTACGATAAGATAGTACGAATCGTATAGAGATACAGTCGGCTATATATAGGACCGTACGTAAGGAGGAGTTAGAAGCGGGACGACGTACGGGTTTTTAGGAAAATATAAGGAACGCCGGAATGGCTAGCGAGGGAGGAGGAGGGACGAAGAACCCGGGAAAGGAAGGGGAATAAGGGAAAGTCCTAGagcctcgtagagtaggtagccGGCTACCTATAGGAATAGGGATGGAACAGCAACCCGCTAGCGAGAATAGGCCCCCTAGCCCTACGaaccttctagagacacaacTACCTCCTATACCGCGACCTTATAAGGGCAGAAGCAAGCGTAATAATCTAAATCcggtccgaatatatcggGCTTCGGGCTTACTTATATAGGAGGAACGTCCTAGACATAGACAACCTAGCGTACGAGTGTGGCTACCCGTCGTAGAACCCGAAATATATAGTCGTACGGtgcctatagtaggtagaaggGCGGAGCATATAGAGAGCGAGAGCAGCTAGACGCGACTACTAGTCGATCGTTACGAACAAGAGCGACGTATAGAGGATAGCACGTTAGGTCCTAAGACAAGGATACCTTACCCAGTTTAAACTAGCCAACGAGACAGAGGAGTGGATAGAGAAGAGGAGGGAGACCAAGGGGatgcagacaaggtagtcatcagggcaggcccatgacactagtgcacccttTATAAGGAAAGCGGGAAGGCAAACAACGGACAACAGTAGcataggagaggagaggggTTTTCAACGCGAGCGGTTTCCCCTTCGAAAGACAGAAGTACGTAGAACAGCTGCATGGGCCAGGAGGCAccacaacagcttaatgaataatatatatatatatatagcagCTACGAAAGAGACTCGCGTGATCCGTCCCCTTAGCCTACCCTTTATATGCTTCCTTCAAGAACAGCTCGAACTTCTCACACGAACCAACATCACCGTATTCAGGGCACCGCCGCCAATAGCGCTTCATCTACTGCTTCAACAGGCGGAAGGTCTTCTCGATGGGGTTGTAGTCCGGCGAATAGGGCGGTAGGAAGAGCAGCCTGACACTATATTCGAAGCACATCTCTTCTACTTCGACACGGTCGTGCGTTGCGCAATTATCTATTACTATCACCGAGCGACGGCCTGGAAAGGGCTCATACCACGGCAACACGTCCACCATCAACTACGCGATGAAGTCCTGCTTCTTGACACTGCCCTGCTTGATAAGGGGGTTAGGGAGGTATCCGTCGAGGGTGTAGGCCGGTAGTAGGCTATATCGCTCACTATAGTGAAGGTGCTGTTTGTCGTACGTAGGCATGCCTCTGGGCGCCTATCCACGGCGCCGGTGAGTGACCTTATCACTACAATATGTCTCATCCACATACACCAACTGATATGGCTAGTAGCTATGCAGGAGCCCTTCGAACATCGACCGTACGACAGGATCTCGCTACTTAGCAAACCTCGACAACACCTTGTTCGTGAAGGTCGTATCCTCTAGCAACCGCTCGATCGTATCACACGACACCCACACCTTATACTCCTCCGCCAGCATCACCTGCAGCTCATCACACTAGTATGTGCTTCGCTCCGCCAATACACCCTCCAAGAAGTCCCTCATAGCAGGCGTAATCACGCGCGGCCGTCCACCTTTCGCAGGAATCACGGTGCCAGTATCCTTCCATCTCTTGATCAGGTTGTAGATGGCAGTCCGCGTGCCTCTATTGTCACCTAGCAACAGCTTCACCACTTCAGGACCCTTCCAATCGTCGTCAAGGCAGTGTTGAATGAGATTGCGGTCCTGGTTGGTAAGGGGGGCCATATTCGAGCAGCGAGCGCGCAAGAACGGTGAGGTGTCCGGACAAGCTGATTGCTGCGCTGGATAGCTACACCTCAGATTGGTCTATACCGCTAATATCCAGGCTTCATTGTGAGGTTGGCGACGGTGAGGTCAAAATGAGATAATGGGACTGTAAAGATCAAGTTGCTAACTAATTTGGTGGGGCAGGGTCCGAGTTGTCCTGGCCCTTTTGCGGGATAGAATAACCATCAGTTCCACAGACTCGTACACTTGCGAATCGTCGCGGAAGGAAACGGCCTCCGGGCGGGTCGCGTCTTCTGTTTGGGTCGTCCGTTCTCATAAAGGTGTCACACAGCAGTCCCCAGCGCGTAATGCATCCGCTCGAGCGAAGGTCGCATGTCAGCCTGGTCCATGATGGTTGACTGATCTGCCGGTCGGCATGGGAGCTGGAGGGGGAGGGGGAGGTCGACGGTACGGCAGAGGATGCCAGAGTTGGCTCCGAGTGTTGCAGGTTTGCGCCGACATTGCTTGGCATTCGGATGAATCCTTCCCGTCGGTCGGCTTCCCCTCTCTTGCGGGGCAGACATAGGGCAACACCGTAGTTGCACGCCTTCCAACCTCAATTCTCGCCGACCAACGTCGATATTGGATATTGTCGTTGGTAATAATGATGCCGTGTCCGTATTGTTGCATCTGCGGCCTTTCTAGCTAATATTGCCCCCCATTTTCCAGCCTGTTTTGGCTTTCGGAGCTTACGGATAGCTGTAACGGCGGCTTAATAGGGCAAGGTGTGTGCTTGTGCTCCGTGCATCTTTAGACTATTCTGACGCCAACGCGGCGCGTCGCTATGCAGTCGAGCAGCGCTCGGCGTGGTTTTAGGCGAACAACGATACACACCGTAACACACGACAATATCGCAACGGCATAATAGTAGCTCTGGGCTATTCACGACGGCGTCAAGCCACGATATCTAGAAAGTGGTAATCTGCGTTGGAGCAACGATACAGACTCTTGCTTGACGTCTAAACGTCCTGTCGCACGAGGACTTCGCAAACGACGAATACAGTGGCAAGACGCTTCCTGACAGCGCTTTCATCTGCAATCGTGTTGGGACCATCGGCCTCAATCTCAAGCCGAGAGAACATAGCCCGCCACAATAATCACCATGTCATCGCCAACAGCTGTCAACGTGGTACTCCGCTCTAGTGCAGATCCTGCCGGTGGTGCGAGTGCGACCTTGTGGAGCAGGAATGGCTCCGCTGACTACGACAGCCGCCGTTCGCAACACTCCGATGGCCAAGGACGATCGTCGCGTAGCAGGTGCATAAATCAAGAACGGGCCCCAACGCACTGGACAACTCCACCCACAGCCCTGAAGACGCTGTACTGGGCGCTTGGTACCCAGCGCCCTTCAAAGGGATCACAGAACCCTCTGCTCGTGTAGCAACACCTTCAAAGTCAGCATCTAGCAATATGCATTCAGCAATCCTCCTCCCATTGCTGGGCTTTGCGGCCCTGGCGTTGTACAAGGTAGTGACTATCGTGGTAACTTCCATCGAGAATAGCTGTACGTTCGGGTATTACATATGCTTCTTCGTTTCTTCAACTGATCACGCCAACAGCGAAAGCACGACAACTCGGCTGCAAAGATGCTCCAGCATACCCCAACTGCGGCTTCTTTGGTCTACGACATGTCAAGGAGCTTCAAGCAGCCGACGCCAAACAGCAGTTCCTGGAGTTCCTCCAGGAAAGGCAAAAGAACATGAGCAGGCTGCATGGAAGGGAGTGCACGACATTCTCGTTCAATGTCCTGGGCACCAAAGTCTACTTTACATCTGACCCCAAGAACATTCAAGCTATCCTTGCTACACAATTCGCCGACTACGATCTTGGCTCAACCCGACACGCGATCATGAGCCAGACTCTCGGTGATGGCATCTTCGTCCAGGATGGTGAGAAGTGGAGCCATTCTCGAGCTATGCTTCGACCCAACTTCGTCCGTGAGCAGATTTCGGACCTTGATATGGAAGAACGACATGTTCAAAGTCTTATCAACGTCATGCCTGTACAGAATGACGGCTGGACCAACTTCACGGACATCCAGACACTATTCTTCCGTCTCACCATCGATGCTGCCACGGAATTCCTCTTCGGCCAGAGTGTGGACAGCCAGCTCGCGGAAGCTTCGAACGCAGAACCCAACAAGTCTGATTCCCAGAAACAGGACGAGCGTGCTTTCTCCAAGAACTTCGATCAAGCACAAGCCACTATGGCCAAGAAGTTCAGACTCGCCGATATGCATTGGCTGCACAGTCCCAAAGAGTACAAGGTCAACAACAAAATAGTCAACGACTTCGTCAGACACTACGTCGACATCGCACTTGCCAAGGGAACGTCCGAGAAGAAAGCTGAAGAGGGTCATGCTGGGAAGGAGAAGTATGTCTTCCTCGAGGCCATCGCACAGCAGACTCGCGACCCAGACGAGATTCGTGCCCAGCTTTTGAACATCCTCCTCGCCGGCCGTGACACTACTGCTTCTCTGCTGTCCTGGTGCTTCCACCAGCTGCTTCGTCACCCAGAAGTCTTTGACAAGCTCCGGACCACGGTCGTGGAAACATTCGGCACATATGATAATCCTCAGGACATCTCCTTCGCCACCTTGAAGGGATGTCAATACCTCCAGTACGTGCTGAACGAGACGCTTCGACTCTGGACTGTGGTGCCTGGAAACAGTCGAAGAAGCAACAAGCCCACCACACTTCCTCGTGGTGGTGGCCCAGACGGCAATTCGCCCGTCTTCATCCCGGCTGACACCGGTGTTGACTACTCAATCCACATCATGCACCGCCGCAAGGACCTCTGGGGCGAAGATGCCGACGAGTTCAAGCCTGAGCGATTCGTTGGAAGGAGGGCGGGCTGGGAGTTCTTGCCGTTCAACGGAGGGTAAGCAAATTGTAAGCATCTTCCGTGACGCTCGTGCTGACATTATTGACAGTCCAAGAATCTGCATCGGACAGCAGTTTGCTCTTACTGAGTCCAGCTATGTTATGGTCAGGTTGTTGCAGAAGTACGACAAGCTCGAGGCTGCGCCAGGTCAACTTGATGGCCCGGTGAGAAGCAACCTCACACTGACGAGTTGTCCTGCAAACCCAGTCACGTTGAAGCTGCGGGAAGCGAAGAACTAAAGACCGAAACCCTCACAGTAGCGGGAGTCGAGGAATGTAAGGTACAATCTACGGATACACTTCAAAGCAGTTTCATCCCACACTAGTCTCCTCGGCCAAGTTCCCCAAAGACTTCCCATCTATTCCTGACGGACGTCGTCACCGGCTCATCCACCTATCTCTGATATGCCTGAACATTGTGCGCGACGGTCGAGATAGACTGAAACTTTCGCTTGTCTCCTATCCTCGTCGGAGTATCATGTGTTGCTTGCGCCACTGCAAGATCGAAGATGAAGTCGTGAGGGAGCTCACCGCGGAGCTTCCTTCTAAACAGTTTCGTCAGTCCGAGATACCAAGTTGGCTGCCACAGGTATCGACAGGCATGCCGCTTCAGTGTCACTGATGTCTCAGTACTTACAGCTGCTCTTTCTCCACACTCTTCCCAACATCGACCAAGAAGAACCTCGCCGGCGACTTCTCCGGCGTGGCATCGTAGATGATCAAAACCATCTCCACCAGAAATGGTAGCACATCTTCGACTTGACTCTCGTGTGCTGTTGCACTTAGTGCGCTCATCACGGCGTTCTTGAACGCTTGGTCGATGAGTTCTTCGCCGAGAGCAAAGGCGCGGACGAGACCCATCCACTCAGTCCTGGGATTTTCATCGGTTGCTGATACGATTTGAGACTGGTAGAGCCAGTTGATGTAGATGTTGAAGGCTGTGGCGTCTTGGTGAGATAGGTCGACGGTAGCAGATCCCCTGGACCATTCGGGCTTTGCTTTGGATCTCATGTACTCCGATGACCTCTGAAGCACGGAAGCATGGACGTGGAAAGTCTTGCGGTCTGGAGACGTTCCGACGATGACGGAGATCGTCCTCTCTGTAGCGTCTATGGCTTTGTCTGCGGCCAGCCTGTCGGCTCCGTCAGGCTTTTTCGAAGGGGTCGCTGTTGCGTGCTAAGATGTGTCAGCTGCACTGCTCATAGAAGGCTGTGGTGTATGCTCACCGTATTTGCGGTTTGACCTCCATAGGGGGCTTGCAATAAGAAGAGAGGATCTAGCAGCATGCGATCACTCGTTGCTTGTGGTGGGTATGGTGGAATCGGCACGTAGCCAATGTTCCCGGCCATCTGTAAAGGTGGGCGGCGCTGTATGATCCTGGAAGGGTTGTCGCCTTCCCGCAAACCTCCGGACCTGTATGGGTGCGGGTACATGATCCGTTACACTATACAGTAGCGTATGATGTAGTGCGTTGGCAAGAGAATTTATGGAGAAGCAGGGCTTGAGTCACGCTCAAAGTTCGTGGGTAAGCAACTCCTCCATGTTGCTGTATGGAGGGCTTGTTTCGGTCTACAAACTCAGCTTTGCTCTCGATCTCGACGTATGCTTAGGCGTACATCTGCGCTCTTTCATCGCATCGTGTCTCAGAGTACACTCCTGACGGGTAAATCCTGACCATTCACAGACACCCCTTTCCATCTCCGTGCTCGTGGTAGTCACACAGTCCCTCCTTGACAGTGCTGATCGGCTGACGCTTATGCTTCTTGCTGCCCTTGACCAGAGTATCGACCTTCGCACGAGCCAAAGCAAGATCGAACGTGTAGTCCGCATGAAGCTCGCCGCGAAGCTTACTTAGCTGTGTGCGCTCGAGGGACTGTCCTCGATCGACAAGGAAGTTACGAGCCGGAGAGCCCTCAACAGAGCCCTCGTAGATGACGGTGACCATCTCGCCCAGGCGGTCGAGGAAGTCGGTGACCTGAGCACCGGATGCGGTCGTGCTGAGGGCGCTGTACGAGGAAGACGGTCAATATGGGTCGAATTCTGGATGAATCCGCAACATTTGTCGCCAAGACAACACACTGCACGCCAACACACCTCATGATTGCGTTCTTGAAGTCCTGGTCAATGAGCTCCTCGCCGAGTGTGAAGGCACGTGCCAGCCCGAGCCACTCCTCCGAGGTGTTTGACTTCTTTGCATTTGTGGAGAGGATCTGACCGGTATACAGCCAGTTGACGTAGATGTTGAAAGCGCCGGGATCTTGGTATGAGAGGTCGACGGTTGCTTTGCCCTTGGACCACTCCGGCTTGGCTTTTGTTTTGAGGTACCTACATAGTGGTATCATGTCAGTCATACCCATGTGGAAATGAGGTCCATGATATGCATAGCGCATGGACGTACTCAGACGACTTGCACAGCTGCGCAGCATGCACATGGAAGGTCTGCGCTTCATCTCCAGTGCCCACCTCGACAGCGACCATCGAGTCAGTGGACGATTGATGGGCTTTCGTGGTGGCTGTTGATCGAGACTGTTAGCATCCATATGAAGATACAATCCGCATGGCCGAGACACGTACTTCGGAGCTCATTGAGTCCAAGGAGTCAATGTCGATGATGTCGAGTGGGCTATCGTCTCGTCCATCCTCGGTGGACTCGATAGCCTTGTTGACATAGTCATTTGCAGCTGGTACGTTCGGAGTTGGCGCATGGGAACGAGTCGAATAGGCACCAGTGCTCGCCACACTCATTCTCGGGCAGGTCTTTCTCGCTGTTTGCATGGTTCTCGCCATCTCGAGAGTCGTGGTGTTGTTCGGATGTGTGGTCGCAGTGTTAAAACGCAAGGTAGATGATGAGGTGTAGCTGAAAACGTATTTGTGTGTTCAAGGCCTGTGCACCAAGTTGCCCGCGCTAGTGGTGGGTGTGAATTACTATTCGTCACTTTTACATGTGACAGCTTCCCCACGCCCATATCAGGCCTTGCTACGCTCACCTCTCTCGAGTTAAAGTTCGACCTCACGCAGCTTGACGCGACATTGTTTGTTCTGTTGCTCCAAGTCTCTCTGTTCTTCATGTGGACTTGCTGTGGCACTCTAGGCTGTGAACGTTGTACTGATACTTCGAATATCAGTCCCTACATTTCGCACAGGTCGAGCGCACTGGAACTTCGGCATGCCTTAGAGACTTGTCGGCCTCTCCTAGTCCCATTGAGTGAATACGTATCTGAATTAGCAATCGCCCAACATGAAAGAATCGACGGAGCGCCGGCTGTTAGACTGCCTCAAAAAATGGAAAATCGTCCAAACCTCAAGACGCAGCACAGAGCGGGATGAAGATACGCCTTGCATTCAGCTAGACCGTAGTCCCGTCTTGGCCGTGGAGACAAATGGTCTTTCTCGGTAGTCCATTTTATGACGAAGGATTCTATGCTCTAACGCCGACAAGTCGCAACACCGCAGGTGTCACTTCTGGCTGCTGTATCGGTTGCGTCCGGTCAGCAGTATCCAAGGACCCATCTGGTCTTCGAGGCTTCGCGTCATGGTACTCCGGAAGATCTGCTGGAACCACGTTCATTTGCTTGCGTCGTCAGTATCAAGATATGCATATAGGGATCGAGTCGACTTACAGGCCAATGCGTAGTACCTTTTCTCGCCTCAAAGATGTCTCTTTTCCTCGCAAGCAACTCCTGCGACATTTTGTTCCTCGGACAGTAACAGACATAACTGATAAACCTAGTCTGCGACCCGGTCGGACTGCAGTTCCAGTGGATCGTTCTGCTGTCCCACAGTATCAGGTCGCCAGCATTTGCACAAATTTTCACCTCCTTGCAGCCTTTGGCGCGATACCAGTCGGCATCTTTGGAGATGAAGTTGTACCCATTCTTGCCGACTCCGATGTCTTCTTCGGATCTGAAGCCTCCTACTTCATCG includes the following:
- a CDS encoding Cytochrome P450 monooxygenase alt2, which produces MHSAILLPLLGFAALALYKVVTIVVTSIENSSKARQLGCKDAPAYPNCGFFGLRHVKELQAADAKQQFLEFLQERQKNMSRLHGRECTTFSFNVLGTKVYFTSDPKNIQAILATQFADYDLGSTRHAIMSQTLGDGIFVQDGEKWSHSRAMLRPNFVREQISDLDMEERHVQSLINVMPVQNDGWTNFTDIQTLFFRLTIDAATEFLFGQSVDSQLAEASNAEPNKSDSQKQDERAFSKNFDQAQATMAKKFRLADMHWLHSPKEYKVNNKIVNDFVRHYVDIALAKGTSEKKAEEGHAGKEKYVFLEAIAQQTRDPDEIRAQLLNILLAGRDTTASLLSWCFHQLLRHPEVFDKLRTTVVETFGTYDNPQDISFATLKGCQYLQYVLNETLRLWTVVPGNSRRSNKPTTLPRGGGPDGNSPVFIPADTGVDYSIHIMHRRKDLWGEDADEFKPERFVGRRAGWEFLPFNGGPRICIGQQFALTESSYVMVRLLQKYDKLEAAPGQLDGPVRSNLTLTSCPANPVTLKLREAKN